One archaeon BMS3Bbin15 DNA segment encodes these proteins:
- a CDS encoding bifunctional ATP-dependent DNA helicase/DNA polymerase III subunit epsilon: MPLPTELFPYSKPRRFQDEFMQVAYTSDRLLASVPTGIGKSVASLCSFLADRQAKEKIVVLTRTKSQAEIFLREAKAISDKTGKAFLTVQIKSKLELCPIFRNDDIGYEEFLQLCKLKQDCSYRRLFKEKQEEIIYLAEALALGEDRQKILSYGCPYLVNFELAKFARVIIAAYQYMLNPFLRNLFLGRLKLGYDELLLIVDEAHNLQSLDIISKSLSERTLKLAQKEVDYNFSNIEKLFRFREGQVNFEEFISRDDVEKLYALGVEILQRKLMKGRKVSYTYRVAAFFDSAFRLLGDDNWIFFRKGSSLHLKPVLPGEVFSSLKQSRKLLLMSGTLEPIEIYKALLDLEDAEEYSLPNIYRNSLLYLGIKKGLNSSLALRKTMGQKLWKSYAREIEKIASAAGGITLAFLPSYDIMRQVSKWLEATVEPRDNRDAEKLRKKVIEAGRGIILGVAGGKFSEGVEFTRVEEGIRKSLVKAVVIAGLPFPAPDSEMELRQKIYDKKFGPGKSFIFLSVLPMINRVMQAAGRAVRSEIDKAGIVIIDDRTEYLRYFPEDFKQYITFVEPEEIGGEIRDFLRE, translated from the coding sequence ATGCCTCTACCAACAGAACTTTTTCCTTACAGCAAGCCAAGAAGATTTCAGGATGAATTTATGCAGGTGGCCTATACCAGTGACAGGCTTCTTGCCAGTGTACCTACAGGAATAGGCAAAAGCGTTGCATCTCTCTGCTCATTTCTCGCTGACAGACAGGCAAAAGAGAAGATTGTTGTTTTAACCAGAACAAAAAGCCAGGCTGAAATCTTTCTCAGAGAGGCGAAAGCAATTTCAGATAAAACAGGGAAAGCCTTTCTCACAGTTCAGATAAAATCGAAGCTTGAACTATGCCCTATCTTCAGAAATGATGATATCGGATATGAAGAATTTCTCCAGCTCTGTAAGCTCAAACAGGATTGCAGTTATAGAAGACTTTTTAAAGAGAAGCAGGAGGAGATAATCTACCTTGCCGAGGCTCTTGCTCTTGGAGAAGACAGACAAAAAATTTTGAGTTACGGCTGTCCATATCTGGTTAATTTCGAACTTGCAAAGTTTGCAAGGGTGATTATTGCCGCATATCAGTATATGCTCAACCCTTTTTTAAGGAATTTGTTCCTTGGCAGGCTAAAACTTGGTTATGATGAACTTCTCCTTATAGTAGATGAAGCTCATAATCTACAGAGTCTGGATATTATATCAAAAAGTCTGAGTGAGAGAACATTAAAACTTGCTCAGAAGGAAGTGGATTATAATTTTTCAAACATCGAGAAGCTTTTTAGATTCAGGGAGGGACAGGTTAACTTTGAGGAGTTTATTTCAAGAGATGATGTTGAAAAACTCTACGCACTTGGTGTAGAAATCCTCCAGAGAAAACTCATGAAGGGAAGGAAGGTTTCCTATACATACAGGGTTGCAGCCTTTTTTGACTCAGCTTTCAGACTTTTAGGAGATGACAACTGGATTTTTTTCAGAAAAGGTAGCTCGCTCCATCTTAAGCCTGTACTTCCAGGTGAGGTTTTTTCATCTCTTAAGCAGAGCAGAAAACTTCTTCTGATGAGCGGTACTCTCGAACCCATTGAAATTTATAAGGCTCTTCTGGACCTCGAAGATGCAGAAGAATATTCTTTACCTAATATATACAGAAATTCACTATTGTACCTTGGAATTAAAAAAGGATTGAACTCAAGCCTTGCCTTAAGGAAGACTATGGGGCAAAAACTCTGGAAGAGCTATGCCAGGGAAATTGAAAAAATAGCCTCAGCAGCAGGAGGAATTACTCTTGCTTTTTTACCCAGCTATGATATTATGAGACAGGTTTCTAAATGGCTTGAGGCAACTGTTGAGCCGAGAGATAATAGAGATGCAGAGAAATTGAGAAAAAAGGTTATAGAAGCAGGCCGAGGTATAATACTTGGTGTTGCTGGAGGTAAGTTCAGTGAGGGTGTTGAATTCACAAGAGTTGAAGAGGGTATAAGAAAAAGTCTTGTTAAAGCTGTGGTTATTGCAGGTTTGCCCTTCCCTGCGCCAGATTCAGAGATGGAGCTCAGGCAGAAAATTTATGATAAGAAATTCGGACCTGGAAAGTCCTTCATTTTCCTTTCTGTTTTACCCATGATAAACAGAGTTATGCAGGCGGCAGGCAGAGCAGTAAGAAGCGAAATAGATAAAGCGGGTATCGTAATTATTGATGACCGCACCGAGTATCTCCGCTATTTCCCCGAGGATTTTAAACAGTATATAACCTTTGTGGAGCCTGAAGAGATAGGTGGAGAGATAAGAGACTTCCTGAGAGAATAG
- the pdxT gene encoding glutamine amidotransferase subunit PdxT, whose product MKIGVLALQGDVEEHINMAERASEVEDDVQKVSKAAQVEALDALIIPGGESTTQGKLILKYGIDKAIEKNENLAIFGTCAGAILISNRIIGYESQFSLKKMDIIVERNAFGRQVESFEAQLSIPVLGEEPFHAVFIRAPVIKKVGDNVKVLAEVNNAVVLTRQEKYLASSFHPELTSDIRLHKYFFDMARGRV is encoded by the coding sequence ATGAAAATAGGAGTTCTTGCTCTTCAGGGTGATGTGGAAGAGCACATTAATATGGCAGAGAGAGCCAGCGAGGTAGAAGATGATGTGCAGAAGGTAAGTAAGGCTGCCCAGGTGGAAGCTCTTGACGCTTTAATTATACCTGGAGGTGAAAGTACAACCCAGGGAAAACTTATACTAAAATATGGGATTGATAAGGCTATAGAGAAAAATGAAAATCTTGCTATTTTCGGTACCTGTGCCGGAGCAATTCTTATTTCAAATAGAATAATAGGTTATGAAAGCCAGTTTTCCTTGAAAAAAATGGATATAATTGTTGAAAGGAATGCTTTCGGCAGGCAGGTGGAAAGTTTCGAAGCACAACTCAGTATTCCAGTGCTTGGTGAAGAGCCATTTCATGCCGTATTCATAAGGGCACCAGTAATAAAAAAAGTTGGAGATAATGTGAAAGTTCTGGCAGAGGTGAACAACGCTGTGGTTCTCACAAGGCAGGAAAAATATCTGGCCAGCTCCTTCCATCCTGAGCTTACCAGCGATATAAGGCTTCACAAATACTTTTTTGATATGGCAAGAGGAAGAGTTTAG